The proteins below come from a single Falco peregrinus isolate bFalPer1 chromosome Z, bFalPer1.pri, whole genome shotgun sequence genomic window:
- the LOC101910450 gene encoding betaine--homocysteine S-methyltransferase 1, with translation MLPIGKTTKQGKRGILQRLDAGEIVIGDGGFVFALEKRGYVKAGPWTPEATVEHPEAVRQLHREFLRAGSNVLQAFTFYASEDKLENRGNYVAEKISCQKVNEAACDIAREVANEGDALVAGGVSQTPSYLSCKDKAEVKAAFRKQLDVFMKKNVDFLIAEYFEHVEEAVWAVEVLKESGKPVAATMCIGPEGDMHGVPPGQCAVQLVKAGASIVGVNCHFDPDTSLETVKLMKEGLQAAKLKAHLMSQPLAFHTPDCGKQGFIDLPEFPFGLEPRIVTRWDIQKYARKAYDLGVRYIGGCCGFEPYHVRAIAEELGPERGFLPEASEKHGSWGDSLSMHTKPWVRARARKEYWENLKPASGRPYCPSMSRPDGWGVTKGARELMQQKEATSEQQLKELFQKQKF, from the exons ATGCTGCCGATCGGGAAGACCACGAAACAGGGGAAACGG GGTATTCTACAGCGCTTAGATGCTGGAGAAATTGTGATTGGAGATGGAGGATTTGTCTTTGCTCTTGAAAAGAGGGGGTACGTAAAAGCTGGGCCTTGGACTCCTGAAGCAACAGTAGAACACCCGGAAGCAG TTCGTCAGCTTCACCGGGAATTCCTCAGAGCTGGATCCAATGTTCTGCAGGCATTCACCTTTTATGCCAGCGAGGACAAACTAGAGAACAGAGGCAATTATGTAGCTGAGAAAATAAGT TGCCAGAAAGTGAATGAAGCTGCTTGTGACATTGCAAGAGAAGTGGCTAATGAAGGTGATGCTTTAGTGGCTGGAGGAGTCAGTCAAACACCGTCATACCTGAGCTGCAAAGATAAAGCAGAGGTTAAAGCAGCCTTTCGAAAGCAACTGGATGTCTTTATGAAGAAGAATGTAGACTTCTTAATTGCAGAG tattttgaacATGTTGAAGAGGCTGTCTGGGCAGTTGAAGTTCTAAAAGAATCTGGAAAGCCAGTTGCAGCTACAATGTGCATTGGTCCAGAAGGAGACATGCATGGCGTGCCCCCTGGGCAGTGTGCTGTCCAACTGGTAAAGGCTG gtGCTTCTATTGTTGGAGTCAACTGCCATTTTGATCCAGATACCTCCCTGGAAACAGTTAAACTGATGAAAGAGGGCTTGCAGGCTGCTAAACTGAAAGCCCACCTCATGTCCCAGCCACTTGCTTTCCATACACCGGATTGTGGAAAGCAAGGGTTTATTGATCTTCCAGAATTTCCCTTTG GTCTGGAGCCAAGAATTGTAACCAGATGGGATATTCAAAAATATGCAAGAAAGGCCTATGACTTAGGAGTTCGTTACATTGGAGGTTGCTGTGGATTTGAGCCATATCATGTCCGAGCAATAGCTGAGGAGCTGGGTCCTGAAAGAGGATTTTTGCCAGAAGCTTCTGAGAAACATGGTAGCTGGGGCGATAGCCTGAGCATGCATACCAAACCCTGGGTCAGAGCAAG GGCAAGAAAAGAATACTGGGAGAATCTGAAGCCTGCTTCAGGCAGGCCATATTGTCCTTCAATGTCAAGGCCAGATGGCTGGGGAGTGACCAAAGGAGCCAGGGAGCTGATGCAACAGAAAGAAGCAACAAGTGAACAACAGCTGAAGGAGCTCTTCCAGAAACAGAAGTTCTAA